ctttaaattggtaccaagatcaccttgatccgatctgtgtagctccaaatatagtcaaaatacgaaaatgtgtctgagttgtcaaagctgactttttcttgattcaaattgcatttttccttttacccttcatattttattttcaccactttaatccatcttcaatcacccaaatatcttctcaatgcacttcatttgatgattgaatcattaaacctacaaaatatgaagtttttacaataaaaatcaataaaatgcaatgtttagccattttaacataaaatgtagttttttaccaaaaccttagttattttagttataaaactaaataatcaaaccaaaattaactaataaaacacactaaaaatacgtaaaataaactcttatcaaaaatcaccatttttgaCCAAGTTACCTGCATAGTTTCAGTGCAAATTAGGAGCTTTCTATGAATTATAAAATATACATTGCATTGGTTATCATTTACTATATATTTAGAAGAAActacaaatttatattttaaagatAGTGTCTTCGTGAACGAATATCAACAGTCAAtaataaaaagaacaaaaaggcAGATGGGTTGTGATCAACTTACGACCATTGCCCAACAattcagacaattattttgGGATAAATGTTAATGGCACTCCTTTCTCTGTGAACgtcacctttttttttaacctttttccATGTAAATCAGATAAAAATtgccatgtttttttttttgaatttacaACTGCCATTAGAAAAGTCAAGAGGAGTATCATTAACAGATAAGTGTGTGCCATTAATATTTTCCTTATACTAGCCAATATCGAGCTTTCTCATACCTGCTTAAAGATATGGGAGGCAGATaatattggaaaaaaaattccaaatttgGAAGAGGACTTACCCTTAGTGTATCTGAGAGgaagtatctccttgattgcaATTGCATCCAGAAGAGGTCCACaggtaggatcctcttgaattCCAGGATTATGAAATGTAACCTTGACAACATCAGAAGTTGCCTTAAAAGCCCATGCATAAGTATCACCACCATCGCTGCTAAACAGTGTTTGAATTGGGAGTTCAATCGAAAAACCAGGGACAGAAACCCTTAGCTTCTCATCTTGGGCACAAGTCCTGGTGACTGCAAAGGTCAATGAAGACATTGCTCCAGGTTTCACCTTAACATATTGAGATATGGAAGCCTCATTTCCAAGCCTCACTGCATGAACCCCACGAGGGATTACATAGTGAAAACCACCAGGTTGCCGTCCATTTGAAACATATTCAACTATGCCATGAATTTCCCATTTGGGCAAGGAGTATTTTCCTATGATCTGTCTTTTCTTAAGGTTTGATACCTTTGGCCCTTCCTCAAAGTTACCATTTTCTAGTAGACCTGCAAAATGTAAACAGGAATATGGTTAGAAAAACATACTACTGCTAGTTATGAGTAAATTTTTCTCCTTGTTCTTGTATGCTgccattgtttgaatttttcagaaaatataataataaagaGGAAGAGTACATAGAAGGTCAATTCATATCAATGATTAAAAGAAGTCCAGGGAGAAAAACCTTTTCCAAGTATCGGAAAGACAATTCAAACACCataagattcaaaataaaaaaaatcaaacggGTTCATGTCGCTCTTGATGTTGAACATGTTAGAGAAAATTAACGCTGCTCATTTGATTTTTCTACAATTTACGTGGCTCATGTTTGCATGTCAAGTGAAAGTAGGAGGTAAGATTTGATATTCCCTCCGTCATGTACTGAGTGCTGACATAAAAATGATATGGTAAAGTGAATTTATTTGGCataaaccccaaaaaaaaaaatattgtaccAAGGTTATCTCGTAcctaagaaaatttcatttagcaattttatatgaaaaaaattaaagactATTTAAAGCATACCATCAAGAAATGGCGCAACAGCCGCGAAAGAAAGGCTTTGGTAAATACACATTATGAATAAAATGCAGAGGGAGAGAATGGAAGCCATTTTTAGCAGTGAAACTGCCAATGTGAGGCAGGATAAAAGCAAATGAGAATGCACGCACTCTTCACTTCAAAAAGCATAACATTGGAGCATGTATGCTTATATGTAAAACTTAAGTTAGAACTTAGAAGGTCTAAGAATAGATAAGAGGGACATGTTATCACGCCATAAAATCAGGCTTGAGA
This is a stretch of genomic DNA from Coffea eugenioides isolate CCC68of unplaced genomic scaffold, Ceug_1.0 ScVebR1_1253;HRSCAF=2073, whole genome shotgun sequence. It encodes these proteins:
- the LOC113755156 gene encoding uncharacterized protein LOC113755156 — its product is MASILSLCILFIMCIYQSLSFAAVAPFLDGLLENGNFEEGPKVSNLKKRQIIGKYSLPKWEIHGIVEYVSNGRQPGGFHYVIPRGVHAVRLGNEASISQYVKVKPGAMSSLTFAVTRTCAQDEKLRVSVPGFSIELPIQTLFSSDGGDTYAWAFKATSDVVKVTFHNPGIQEDPTCGPLLDAIAIKEILPLRYTKGNLVKNGNFETGPHVFKNFSTGVLLLPKRTDIYSSLPGWIVESLKPVKYADSKHFSVPQGLAAIELVGGRETAIAQIIRTVPNKFYLLSFAFGDARNGCHGSMTIEAFAARKTIKVSFTSTGIGGSKTAILKFQALSNRTRITFYSPNYHTKLHDYGHICGPVLDDVKVFPLK